From Caldanaerobius fijiensis DSM 17918, one genomic window encodes:
- a CDS encoding spermine/spermidine synthase domain-containing protein, giving the protein MILLSVSLVSISLFIYQVILNRIYSTLFWYHYTFLITSFAIFGLGIGGIVAYNQRQKVNAFEVQSLYKSIIMLSISYIASLGIIYILPFQNDLLVYLILAALPFVIGGYYFSSVFRELAGISNKLYFADLIGSGLGSVVVLLSLNNLGIFRSVILICIISSLAALLCAKHFKVKSVSSCILLTIFLIGLFIPARYVYSIEQNFNGFITNKTKTLGSLYESGKKGKIVFTKWNVFSRTDVIKIEGDPNEMILTIDGAANAPMYKFDGKISSLNKYKKDIEYLPFSFGRNDKTLIIGPGGGRDILYALTGNSKDITGVEINTSSIDAVKYFKGFNGNIYGRPEVRIYGQDGRNFIRKSKEKYDVIYLSLVMTNASQNIGYALSENYLYTIEAVQDYMDHLAENGKIAFLAHDEEDLSKLAATIIHALNNKGIPIKDTPKYIAIFRQKMAQNEAGDEHIHYPMLIVKNKPFTVTESNQLKYTAAKGQNSPLYIPHVAEKGPLYHISNGHLSLTGFESGFPFNATPATDNKPYFYNFNKETLLVLMVILFTVLLGSVVLFAPIVSRNKILKPALYFSGLGIGYMLIETPLIQKFILYLGHPVIAFTYILAALLIGSGIGGYFSNIGLFNPLKKIYMPALIVVGISIALVSSLSTIFNITSHFNLLNKILISTALVMIQGFFMGMPFPRGIRILSASGNDDIIAVMWGVNGVMSIAGSVLSVILSMEFGFNIAILAGGVVYALISLSNKFILGK; this is encoded by the coding sequence GTGATTCTACTCAGCGTAAGCCTGGTATCAATTTCTCTATTTATTTATCAGGTGATATTGAACAGAATATACTCCACGTTGTTCTGGTATCATTATACATTTTTAATCACATCTTTTGCCATATTCGGCTTAGGTATAGGCGGCATAGTAGCATATAACCAACGCCAAAAAGTCAATGCCTTTGAGGTCCAATCACTGTATAAAAGTATTATAATGCTGTCTATTTCCTATATAGCTTCATTGGGTATTATATATATCTTGCCCTTTCAAAATGATTTATTGGTTTACTTGATTTTAGCGGCCCTGCCTTTTGTAATAGGTGGATATTATTTTTCATCTGTATTTAGAGAACTGGCCGGAATAAGCAATAAGTTGTATTTTGCAGACCTGATAGGGTCGGGATTAGGCAGCGTAGTTGTATTGCTGTCATTAAATAACCTTGGAATATTCAGGTCTGTAATTTTGATATGTATTATTTCATCGCTGGCGGCTTTGCTTTGCGCAAAACATTTTAAAGTGAAATCGGTGTCCAGCTGTATTCTTCTGACGATATTTTTAATTGGTCTTTTTATCCCGGCCCGATATGTTTATTCGATTGAACAAAATTTCAATGGGTTTATCACAAATAAAACAAAAACCCTTGGCAGCCTTTATGAATCTGGTAAAAAAGGTAAAATTGTATTTACTAAATGGAATGTATTTTCCAGAACAGATGTTATAAAAATAGAAGGAGATCCCAATGAGATGATATTGACGATTGACGGTGCTGCCAATGCGCCTATGTATAAATTTGACGGTAAAATAAGCAGCTTAAATAAATACAAGAAGGATATTGAATACCTGCCCTTTTCTTTTGGGCGCAATGATAAGACGTTGATAATCGGACCTGGCGGAGGAAGAGACATACTTTATGCACTGACCGGGAATAGCAAGGATATAACCGGCGTAGAAATTAACACGTCAAGTATAGATGCGGTAAAATACTTTAAGGGATTTAACGGAAATATTTACGGCAGGCCGGAGGTGCGTATTTACGGACAAGACGGTAGAAACTTTATAAGAAAATCAAAAGAAAAGTATGACGTTATATACCTATCATTGGTTATGACCAATGCATCGCAAAATATAGGATATGCTCTTTCAGAAAATTATTTGTATACCATAGAGGCAGTGCAGGATTACATGGATCATCTTGCTGAAAACGGGAAAATCGCATTTTTAGCTCATGACGAGGAGGACTTAAGTAAATTAGCAGCAACTATTATCCACGCGTTAAACAATAAAGGTATACCAATTAAAGACACTCCAAAGTATATAGCTATATTTAGGCAAAAAATGGCGCAAAACGAAGCCGGCGACGAGCATATTCACTATCCGATGCTTATTGTAAAAAATAAACCTTTTACCGTGACGGAAAGCAATCAGCTGAAATATACTGCTGCAAAAGGCCAGAATTCTCCACTGTATATACCACACGTTGCCGAAAAAGGTCCGCTTTATCATATAAGCAATGGGCACTTATCCCTGACAGGATTTGAATCGGGTTTCCCTTTCAACGCAACACCTGCAACTGATAATAAACCGTATTTTTATAACTTTAATAAAGAAACTTTACTGGTATTAATGGTGATACTATTTACTGTATTATTGGGCAGTGTTGTATTATTTGCACCAATTGTATCACGCAATAAAATTTTAAAACCTGCTTTATACTTCAGTGGCTTGGGAATCGGTTATATGCTTATTGAAACTCCACTGATACAGAAATTTATACTTTATTTAGGACATCCTGTAATTGCTTTTACTTACATACTTGCTGCGCTGCTAATAGGCAGTGGGATAGGAGGATATTTTAGCAATATAGGGCTATTTAATCCCCTTAAAAAAATATATATGCCTGCTTTAATAGTGGTGGGGATAAGTATAGCGCTGGTAAGTTCACTTAGTACAATATTTAACATTACATCTCACTTTAACTTACTTAATAAAATACTTATTTCAACAGCTTTGGTTATGATTCAGGGCTTTTTTATGGGGATGCCGTTCCCCAGAGGTATAAGGATATTAAGCGCCAGTGGCAATGACGATATAATAGCTGTAATGTGGGGTGTTAACGGAGTAATGTCCATAGCCGGCTCCGTATTATCTGTTATATTGTCAATGGAATTTGGATTTAACATCGCTATACTCGCTGGAGGGGTTGTATACGCCCTGATAAGTTTAAGCAATAAATTTATCCTCGGTAAATAA
- a CDS encoding cytochrome c biogenesis CcdA family protein — protein sequence MSYALPFIAGVASFLSPCIIPMISVYFSLITGMSIKDLKDVEFHRTMRKFILINTFVFVLAFTIVFTLVGGLSGTIGKWLSSYISVMNVIGGILIIAMGLNLIGLINLNFSFLSKYSAHDIKTSSRYLTTFLIGLFFAIVCSHCIGPVLYSMLIYTATTGSTLIGMKTMFLFSIGLAVPYLLVGYYMPEAINVIKKAKKYQNIISAILGTFLIFLGFLTIFGKIQDLTAFLSRLLPFKLPLGM from the coding sequence GTGTCTTATGCATTACCTTTTATAGCAGGCGTTGCTTCGTTTTTATCCCCATGTATAATACCCATGATAAGCGTATATTTCTCGCTGATAACCGGCATGTCCATAAAAGATCTAAAGGACGTAGAATTTCACAGGACGATGAGAAAGTTTATTCTCATTAATACCTTTGTGTTCGTACTTGCCTTTACAATCGTTTTTACTTTAGTCGGTGGGTTATCAGGTACTATAGGTAAGTGGTTGAGCAGTTATATTTCGGTAATGAACGTAATCGGCGGGATACTGATTATAGCAATGGGTTTAAATTTAATCGGTTTAATCAATTTAAACTTTTCATTTTTAAGCAAATACAGTGCACATGACATTAAAACATCTTCCAGGTATCTTACTACTTTTTTGATAGGCCTATTTTTTGCTATAGTGTGTTCCCACTGCATAGGGCCGGTATTATATTCCATGTTAATATATACCGCCACGACGGGAAGTACGCTAATCGGTATGAAGACCATGTTCCTGTTTTCTATAGGCCTTGCGGTGCCATATTTGCTGGTAGGTTACTATATGCCAGAGGCGATTAATGTCATAAAGAAAGCAAAGAAATATCAAAATATTATATCAGCAATTTTGGGAACTTTTCTGATTTTCCTGGGGTTCCTGACGATCTTCGGCAAGATTCAGGATTTAACGGCATTTTTAAGCAGATTATTGCCGTTTAAACTGCCATTAGGAATGTAA
- the lgt gene encoding prolipoprotein diacylglyceryl transferase encodes MVELFKIGHISVYLFGLMIAIAIVAGLLLAYKEAIRKGVDANEYLDFLLYLVLFGIVGGRLGYVIFFNPKYFISHPLDIIKINNGGMSIQGAIIFATLFAIWYTKKHKKNFWVFADIVAPSLALGQAIGRIGCDVFGVPMSKKWFWGVPYNGQWVHPAQVYEFTLDYILFFVLWRKRKNIDYNGQLILWYLIFFSANRGIVEFFRTNPIVFGPFSIAHVLSAAIIVAGLCAMYVLKKRSREEVKGNGVVSRGEAIEDGLIVTLLYIISLMIYYGIRRGFVL; translated from the coding sequence TTGGTTGAGTTATTTAAGATAGGACACATATCTGTGTACTTATTTGGCCTGATGATAGCTATTGCAATCGTTGCAGGATTGTTACTAGCGTATAAAGAGGCTATCCGTAAAGGGGTAGATGCTAACGAATATTTAGATTTCCTTTTGTATTTGGTATTATTCGGGATTGTAGGTGGAAGGCTGGGCTATGTAATATTCTTTAATCCAAAATATTTTATAAGTCATCCACTGGATATAATCAAAATAAATAACGGCGGCATGTCTATACAGGGCGCTATAATATTTGCGACATTGTTTGCTATATGGTACACCAAAAAGCACAAGAAGAATTTTTGGGTTTTTGCCGATATAGTTGCGCCTTCGCTAGCATTGGGCCAGGCTATAGGCAGGATTGGGTGTGACGTGTTTGGCGTTCCTATGTCAAAAAAATGGTTTTGGGGTGTCCCATATAATGGTCAATGGGTTCATCCAGCACAGGTTTATGAATTTACGCTGGATTACATCCTGTTTTTTGTATTGTGGAGAAAGCGCAAAAATATCGATTATAATGGACAGTTAATTTTGTGGTATCTGATATTTTTTAGCGCAAACAGGGGCATTGTTGAGTTTTTCAGGACAAATCCCATAGTATTTGGACCTTTCTCCATTGCCCATGTTTTAAGCGCGGCAATAATTGTTGCTGGCTTGTGTGCTATGTATGTCCTCAAAAAACGCAGTAGGGAGGAAGTGAAGGGGAATGGAGTAGTATCCAGAGGAGAAGCTATTGAGGACGGGCTTATCGTGACATTATTATACATCATATCCTTGATGATATATTATGGCATAAGGAGGGGTTTTGTTTTATGA
- a CDS encoding heavy metal translocating P-type ATPase, which translates to MEVVDKEAAKVSLKLKGMTCASCASRIEKALKKMPGVSDANVNFAAEKATITYNPQDVGVDDFVKKIRDVGYDVIEDRTTLKLKGMTCASCAMRIQKALSKTPGVRNANVNFATETAVIDYNAEQVSVNDLIKVVRKVGYDAIEKTEGVDIDKQEKDREIRHLRVLFIISAILSIPLVLNMILESGFGIMTFLGNPYLELVIATPIQFIIGYRFYRGAYHALLGGSANMDVLIAMGTTIAYFYSVYNVFAGVRGQLYFEAAAVIITLILLGKYLEAVAKGRTSEAIKKLMGLQAKTARVIKDGKEVDIPVEEVQVGDIVVVRPGEKIPVDGKIIEGYSAVDESMLTGESIPVEKRVGDEVIGATINKTGSFKFEATKVGKDTALAQIIKLVEDAQGSKAPIQRLADQISGIFVPVVIGIAAITFLVWYLGFGNLSMGIISAIAVLVIACPCALGLATPTSIMVGTGKGAENGILIKGGEHLERAHRINAIVLDKTGTITKGKPEVTDVIKVNDYNESDILRFAAIAEKNSEHPLGEAIVNKAKSDNISLDDPQDFKAIPGHGVYARIDGKDVYIGNRRLMQKEGIAIDSIEEKLDKLEEEGKTAMIMAVDGKLAGIVAVADTVKENSKQAIDQLKKMGIEVWMITGDNRRTASAIAKQVGIEHVLAEVLPENKAEEVEKLKKQGKITAMVGDGINDAPALAASDVGIAIGTGTDVAIEAADITLMSGDLMGIPTAIRLSRATMRNIKQNLFWAFIYNIIGIPISALGFLNPAIAGAAMAFSSVSVVTNALRLKRFKPKMAR; encoded by the coding sequence ATGGAAGTTGTGGATAAGGAGGCAGCAAAAGTAAGTTTAAAGCTTAAAGGTATGACGTGCGCATCCTGCGCCTCAAGGATAGAAAAGGCGCTAAAAAAGATGCCCGGTGTAAGTGATGCTAATGTAAATTTCGCTGCGGAAAAAGCCACCATAACGTATAATCCGCAAGATGTAGGTGTAGATGACTTTGTAAAAAAGATCAGAGATGTTGGATATGATGTTATAGAAGACAGAACAACTTTAAAGTTAAAAGGCATGACATGTGCTTCTTGTGCCATGAGAATTCAAAAAGCATTAAGTAAAACACCAGGTGTGAGAAATGCCAATGTAAACTTTGCCACAGAAACAGCGGTTATAGATTACAATGCAGAGCAAGTAAGTGTAAATGACCTTATAAAAGTCGTAAGGAAAGTGGGTTATGATGCCATTGAAAAGACCGAAGGTGTTGATATAGATAAACAAGAGAAAGACAGAGAAATAAGACATCTTAGAGTTCTCTTTATAATATCGGCGATACTATCAATACCGCTGGTTTTAAATATGATTTTAGAATCCGGATTTGGCATAATGACTTTCCTGGGCAATCCATATTTAGAATTGGTTATAGCTACCCCAATCCAGTTTATCATAGGTTATAGATTTTATAGAGGCGCTTATCACGCTCTATTAGGTGGATCTGCAAATATGGACGTGTTAATCGCCATGGGTACGACAATAGCTTATTTTTACAGCGTATATAATGTATTTGCCGGTGTTCGTGGACAGCTCTATTTTGAAGCAGCTGCTGTCATAATAACACTGATCCTTCTGGGCAAATACCTGGAGGCAGTAGCAAAAGGCAGAACCTCTGAGGCTATTAAAAAACTCATGGGACTTCAAGCCAAGACTGCCAGGGTAATAAAAGACGGGAAAGAGGTTGACATACCTGTTGAAGAAGTTCAGGTAGGAGATATAGTGGTTGTAAGGCCAGGTGAAAAAATACCGGTAGATGGCAAAATCATAGAAGGTTATTCAGCTGTTGACGAGTCGATGCTCACAGGTGAATCCATACCTGTTGAAAAAAGAGTTGGTGATGAGGTTATCGGTGCGACGATAAACAAGACAGGATCCTTCAAGTTTGAGGCTACAAAAGTAGGAAAAGATACAGCGCTGGCACAGATAATAAAGTTGGTAGAAGACGCTCAAGGTTCTAAGGCGCCGATTCAGCGTCTGGCAGACCAGATCTCGGGTATATTTGTGCCTGTGGTGATAGGAATAGCGGCAATAACATTTTTGGTATGGTATCTTGGGTTTGGCAATCTATCCATGGGTATAATAAGCGCTATAGCCGTTCTTGTCATTGCATGCCCATGCGCACTGGGGCTTGCTACACCCACATCAATAATGGTGGGTACAGGTAAAGGCGCGGAAAACGGCATACTCATAAAAGGTGGAGAACACCTGGAGAGAGCTCATAGGATAAACGCCATCGTCCTGGATAAGACAGGTACAATCACAAAAGGCAAGCCGGAGGTTACTGACGTAATTAAAGTAAATGATTATAATGAGAGCGATATATTGAGGTTTGCAGCTATAGCTGAAAAGAACTCAGAACATCCCCTAGGGGAAGCAATAGTAAATAAGGCAAAAAGCGACAATATAAGCCTGGATGACCCCCAGGACTTTAAGGCGATACCTGGGCATGGAGTATATGCCAGAATTGACGGCAAGGACGTTTACATTGGGAATAGAAGGCTTATGCAAAAAGAAGGAATTGCTATAGATTCCATAGAAGAGAAATTAGATAAGCTAGAAGAAGAGGGCAAGACCGCGATGATAATGGCGGTTGACGGCAAACTGGCTGGAATTGTGGCGGTAGCAGATACGGTGAAAGAGAATTCAAAGCAGGCGATAGATCAGCTAAAGAAAATGGGGATAGAGGTCTGGATGATAACAGGCGACAATAGGCGAACAGCTAGTGCCATAGCAAAGCAGGTAGGCATAGAGCATGTTTTAGCAGAGGTATTGCCTGAGAATAAGGCGGAAGAAGTAGAGAAGCTCAAAAAACAGGGCAAGATAACCGCTATGGTAGGAGATGGGATAAATGACGCTCCGGCATTGGCTGCATCAGATGTAGGTATTGCTATAGGAACAGGTACAGATGTGGCCATTGAAGCCGCTGATATAACACTTATGAGCGGTGATCTGATGGGAATACCTACTGCTATCAGATTAAGCCGCGCTACCATGAGGAATATAAAGCAAAACCTCTTCTGGGCATTTATTTATAATATAATAGGTATACCAATATCTGCTCTTGGATTTCTGAATCCAGCCATTGCCGGTGCGGCTATGGCGTTTAGCTCGGTTTCTGTGGTTACCAATGCTTTGAGGCTTAAAAGATTCAAACCTAAGATGGCCAGATGA
- a CDS encoding YHS domain-containing protein: MVKDPVCGMTVDEGKAPAKSEYNGKTYYFCSNHCKTEFDKDPAKYVKEDTGHMSHGSHCC; encoded by the coding sequence ATGGTTAAAGATCCAGTTTGCGGAATGACAGTAGATGAAGGTAAAGCACCGGCAAAATCAGAATACAATGGAAAAACATATTATTTCTGTTCCAACCACTGTAAGACAGAGTTTGACAAAGATCCTGCAAAGTATGTAAAGGAAGATACTGGCCATATGAGCCATGGCAGCCACTGTTGCTAA
- a CDS encoding sensor histidine kinase encodes MYKLRTRLILLITGSTIFSIVLVSLITNITLFNKFNIYMMDEQESRIKELIQLIENSYSINNRWTQEAYNNIRLSPLMMEFDVTIKDVNGKIVFRHYMVQEMAEMHKNMMKEMGRSMGGMNPNNMMDHENGKYVTRSYTLTSNGKIIGTAQIGYIGPFLVTERAIEFTRGINSSIAYAAIISILVAIILGIQSSKVISEPILKIADAANSIRKGELNTKININNKVQELQVLSNSINHLARSLSEQEALRKRLTSDISHELRTPLTILQSHIEAISDGVWEPTPERLDVCKNEVMRLIKLVEQLRHLTDIENDDIKLNIEKFSMTELLNEIVDSFEYQIMSKGIKLKRQIKDNVFIEGDRDKVSQVIINIISNAVKYTDSGGFIRVELEEDMGHVYVSIQDSGIGIPKEDLPYIFERFYRSDKSRSRKTGGAGIGLTIAKTLVKAHKGDIAVESEEGKGTKFVVKLPKIYY; translated from the coding sequence ATGTATAAACTCAGAACGAGGTTAATATTGTTGATAACAGGCAGTACCATTTTTTCAATAGTGCTGGTGAGTTTAATCACCAACATCACTTTATTTAACAAATTCAATATTTATATGATGGATGAACAGGAAAGCAGGATTAAAGAATTAATTCAGCTAATTGAAAACTCTTATTCAATAAATAATCGGTGGACACAAGAGGCCTATAATAACATAAGATTGTCTCCGCTGATGATGGAATTTGACGTGACTATAAAGGATGTAAATGGCAAAATCGTATTCAGACACTATATGGTTCAAGAAATGGCTGAAATGCATAAGAATATGATGAAGGAAATGGGTAGAAGCATGGGAGGCATGAACCCCAATAATATGATGGACCATGAAAACGGCAAGTATGTTACGAGATCATATACACTTACATCTAATGGAAAAATAATCGGTACTGCTCAAATTGGCTATATAGGTCCTTTCTTGGTAACTGAAAGAGCAATAGAGTTTACCAGAGGGATTAATTCTTCGATAGCCTATGCTGCTATTATTTCAATACTGGTAGCTATAATACTGGGAATACAGTCGTCTAAGGTGATATCGGAGCCTATTTTAAAAATAGCAGATGCGGCAAATAGTATCAGAAAAGGTGAATTAAACACAAAAATAAATATAAACAATAAGGTACAGGAACTGCAGGTGCTATCAAATTCCATAAATCACCTGGCAAGATCTCTAAGTGAGCAGGAAGCCCTTAGAAAGAGGCTGACGTCTGATATATCCCATGAGCTCAGGACTCCTCTTACAATATTGCAGAGCCACATTGAGGCTATCAGTGATGGTGTATGGGAGCCAACCCCCGAAAGGTTGGATGTGTGCAAAAACGAAGTAATGAGGTTGATTAAGCTTGTAGAGCAGCTGAGGCATTTAACAGATATAGAAAATGACGATATTAAACTAAATATAGAAAAGTTTAGCATGACGGAGCTTTTAAACGAAATTGTAGATAGCTTTGAGTATCAGATTATGAGCAAGGGGATAAAACTAAAGCGCCAAATAAAGGATAATGTATTTATTGAAGGCGACAGAGACAAGGTCAGCCAAGTAATAATCAATATCATTTCCAATGCCGTCAAATACACCGATTCCGGAGGGTTTATAAGAGTAGAATTGGAGGAAGATATGGGGCATGTCTATGTAAGCATACAGGACAGCGGTATAGGTATTCCAAAAGAGGACTTACCTTATATATTTGAAAGGTTTTACAGAAGCGATAAGTCTAGAAGCAGAAAAACAGGAGGTGCAGGGATAGGCCTGACAATAGCTAAGACTTTGGTCAAAGCCCATAAGGGCGATATTGCGGTGGAAAGTGAAGAAGGAAAAGGGACGAAGTTTGTGGTAAAACTCCCCAAAATTTATTATTGA
- a CDS encoding response regulator transcription factor, whose amino-acid sequence MEDKRNILVVDDEEQIINVLKAYLEKEGYNVYTAYSGKEALDIFYKNTIDFIILDLMLPDVSGEEVCKKIRLKSQVPILMLTAKAEEENRINGLDIGADDYMVKPFSPKEVMAHVRAILRRVDHNSIKADIIEFNNGDLTIDFDKMEVKKQGHNLKLTPMEFKLLSILARNIGKVFTRDELVVKMQGYDYDGFERTIDTHIKNLRRKIEDDKNKYIVTVYGIGYKFMEAKDV is encoded by the coding sequence ATGGAAGATAAAAGAAACATCCTGGTAGTTGATGATGAAGAACAGATCATCAATGTACTGAAAGCTTATCTGGAGAAAGAAGGATATAATGTTTATACCGCATATAGCGGTAAAGAGGCACTGGATATATTTTATAAAAATACTATAGATTTTATAATTTTGGATCTGATGCTGCCTGATGTTTCCGGTGAAGAAGTTTGTAAAAAGATAAGGTTGAAGTCCCAGGTACCTATACTCATGCTCACAGCAAAAGCGGAAGAGGAGAACAGGATAAACGGCCTTGATATCGGTGCGGATGATTATATGGTAAAACCATTTAGCCCTAAAGAGGTTATGGCCCATGTGAGGGCCATATTGAGAAGGGTTGACCATAACTCTATAAAAGCTGATATAATAGAGTTTAACAATGGCGACTTAACTATAGATTTTGATAAAATGGAAGTCAAAAAACAGGGTCACAACCTGAAATTGACGCCGATGGAATTCAAGCTGTTGTCTATATTAGCTAGGAACATAGGAAAAGTGTTTACCAGGGATGAACTGGTGGTAAAAATGCAGGGTTATGATTATGATGGGTTTGAAAGGACCATAGACACTCATATCAAAAATTTGAGGCGCAAAATTGAGGATGATAAAAACAAATACATCGTTACGGTATATGGTATAGGCTATAAATTTATGGAGGCTAAAGATGTATAA
- a CDS encoding FTR1 family iron permease has translation MLAGILITIREGLEAFLVIGILLGYLTKINQKKYFKHVWLGAIGAIVFSVIISFIFRALKFSFEGEGAELFEIVVAAVAIILLSYMVVWMQKQSKNIKGELQAKIDEVLSNNQVWGIAVLAFVTVIREGIETALFLTALKGEGLLLGSFMGLLIAAIISALLYKTTVKLNLRKFFMITGWLLIFIAAGLTSHTIHALGELGIVPPIIEKVWSLEWLIPDESLLGKLLHAFIGYESTPSLMQVIAYSAYVLIVGKMFTNNSKETT, from the coding sequence ATGTTAGCAGGGATATTAATTACAATCCGCGAAGGACTGGAGGCATTTTTAGTCATAGGCATACTATTAGGATATCTTACGAAAATCAACCAAAAAAAGTACTTTAAACATGTATGGCTGGGTGCTATTGGTGCTATAGTCTTTAGTGTTATTATTTCATTTATATTCCGGGCTTTAAAATTTAGTTTTGAAGGCGAAGGCGCTGAATTGTTTGAAATAGTTGTTGCAGCAGTAGCCATTATCCTCCTTTCATATATGGTTGTATGGATGCAAAAGCAGAGCAAGAATATAAAAGGTGAGCTTCAAGCAAAGATTGATGAGGTTTTGTCAAATAATCAGGTATGGGGCATAGCGGTGTTGGCATTTGTAACAGTGATAAGAGAAGGAATAGAAACGGCGCTATTCTTAACCGCCTTGAAAGGTGAAGGTTTATTATTAGGCTCATTTATGGGGTTATTAATAGCTGCAATAATATCTGCATTATTATACAAAACAACAGTAAAATTGAATTTAAGGAAATTTTTTATGATAACCGGATGGCTTTTAATATTCATTGCAGCAGGTTTGACATCTCATACAATTCACGCATTAGGAGAATTGGGCATAGTACCTCCGATAATTGAAAAGGTATGGAGCCTGGAATGGTTAATTCCAGACGAAAGTTTATTAGGTAAGTTACTGCACGCGTTTATTGGATACGAAAGCACTCCGTCTTTAATGCAGGTTATCGCCTATAGTGCTTATGTATTGATTGTAGGTAAAATGTTTACAAATAATTCGAAGGAAACCACCTAA
- a CDS encoding inorganic phosphate transporter yields the protein MLLAIALLISLFFAINIGASGTAASMGAAYGGGAIKTKWIALVLVGLSIILGAFTGGEEVVKTIGEGIIPSNLFDIKITIIILASACITLFIANILGIPLSTSEVTVGSVIGVGVAYQSLYIQKILFIMSIWLILPFAAFGIAYALGKMIPFLESKLYSFQKQNIVQKALALLLIVAGCYEAFSAGMNNVANAVGPLVATGLINTNKAIILGGIFVASGAVALGGKVLETNSKKITRLSLLQGCVVSFTSGTLVIIASIFGLPVPLTQATTMAIFGIGTSDRGINLWKSDIVKRILIIWIVSPVSSMVISFTLVNTMIEDNIYIVIIIIASFITSLGYIGLKNNYERYRQFSNF from the coding sequence ATGTTATTAGCTATTGCACTGCTTATTTCCCTGTTTTTTGCAATAAACATAGGCGCAAGTGGTACAGCCGCATCTATGGGAGCAGCTTATGGAGGAGGAGCTATAAAAACAAAGTGGATTGCACTAGTCTTAGTAGGTCTATCTATTATTCTGGGCGCTTTTACCGGGGGAGAAGAGGTCGTTAAAACCATTGGAGAAGGCATTATTCCTTCAAATTTATTTGATATTAAAATAACAATAATTATACTGGCATCAGCTTGCATTACACTGTTCATTGCAAATATTCTGGGAATCCCTTTATCCACGAGCGAAGTGACCGTCGGTTCGGTAATAGGTGTGGGAGTTGCATATCAGTCTTTATACATACAAAAAATTTTATTTATTATGAGCATCTGGCTGATATTACCTTTCGCAGCTTTCGGTATAGCTTATGCATTGGGAAAAATGATTCCATTTTTAGAAAGCAAGCTATATTCTTTTCAAAAACAGAACATCGTTCAAAAAGCGCTGGCTCTCCTATTGATTGTAGCCGGTTGCTATGAAGCATTTTCTGCTGGAATGAATAACGTTGCAAACGCTGTTGGCCCCTTAGTGGCTACGGGATTAATAAATACAAATAAAGCAATTATTCTTGGCGGCATATTCGTCGCCTCAGGAGCTGTTGCATTGGGTGGTAAAGTATTAGAGACCAATTCAAAAAAGATTACCAGGTTATCACTCCTGCAGGGATGTGTTGTTTCATTTACAAGTGGCACGTTGGTAATCATTGCTTCCATATTCGGATTACCTGTTCCTTTAACTCAGGCTACAACTATGGCCATATTCGGAATCGGGACATCCGATCGTGGTATAAACCTATGGAAGAGCGATATAGTTAAAAGGATCTTAATAATATGGATTGTTTCACCGGTATCTTCGATGGTAATTTCTTTTACGCTTGTTAATACAATGATTGAAGATAACATATATATTGTAATAATTATAATAGCCTCTTTTATTACATCATTAGGATACATAGGATTAAAAAATAATTACGAAAGATATAGGCAATTTTCAAATTTTTAA